Proteins from one Mycobacterium sp. HUMS_12744610 genomic window:
- a CDS encoding nucleoside hydrolase — MTPVFVDVDTGVDDALALLYLLGSPGANLVGIASTGGNVGVEQVCENNLGLLELCRISGVPVSKGPGDTLTGPLRPPSKVHGPRGLGYADLPPSSLELTGHDSATAWVRAARAFPGELIGVATGPLTNLALALRAEPALPTLLRRLVIMGGSYDHRGNVTPVAEWNMSVDPEAAAEVLAAFSAGRAQLPVLCGLDLTRTVAMTPEHLARLAAAAGSTTAPMSVSDERGTRSTASNPLIRVIEDAMRFYLEAYHDNGHGFEAHLHDPLAAAAALEPGLVTVRPATVDVELTGAHTRGMTVTDWSGRREPNALIGVEVDPAAFFDRFIDRVGTFARRLA, encoded by the coding sequence GTGACCCCGGTATTCGTCGACGTCGACACCGGTGTCGACGACGCGCTGGCGTTGCTGTACCTGCTGGGCAGCCCCGGTGCCAACCTGGTTGGCATCGCCTCGACCGGTGGAAACGTTGGAGTGGAACAGGTTTGCGAGAACAACCTGGGCCTGCTCGAGCTGTGCCGGATCAGCGGGGTGCCGGTTTCCAAGGGACCCGGCGACACCCTGACCGGACCGCTGCGTCCGCCCTCGAAGGTGCACGGCCCCCGCGGGCTGGGGTACGCCGACCTGCCGCCGAGCAGCCTCGAGCTCACCGGCCACGACTCCGCGACGGCCTGGGTGCGAGCGGCCCGCGCCTTCCCCGGTGAGCTGATCGGCGTGGCGACCGGCCCGTTGACGAACCTGGCGCTGGCGCTGCGCGCCGAGCCCGCGCTGCCGACGCTGCTGCGCCGGCTGGTGATCATGGGCGGCTCCTACGACCACCGCGGCAACGTCACGCCGGTGGCGGAATGGAACATGAGCGTGGACCCCGAGGCCGCCGCCGAGGTGCTCGCGGCGTTCAGCGCCGGGCGGGCGCAGCTGCCGGTCCTGTGCGGGCTGGACCTGACCCGCACCGTCGCGATGACGCCCGAGCACCTCGCCAGGCTGGCGGCCGCCGCGGGGTCGACGACCGCGCCGATGAGCGTGAGCGACGAACGCGGTACCCGCTCGACGGCGTCCAACCCGTTGATCCGGGTGATCGAGGACGCGATGCGGTTCTACCTGGAGGCCTACCACGACAACGGGCACGGATTCGAGGCCCATCTGCACGACCCGCTGGCCGCCGCGGCGGCGCTGGAACCCGGGCTCGTCACCGTGCGCCCGGCGACGGTGGACGTCGAGCTCACGGGCGCCCACACCCGCGGCATGACGGTGACCGACTGGTCGGGGCGACGAGAACCCAATGCGCTCATCGGGGTTGAGGTCGACCCGGCGGCGTTCTTCGACCGGTTCATCGACCGGGTGGGGACGTTCGCACGTCGGCTGGCCTGA
- a CDS encoding DNA polymerase Y family protein — protein sequence MDWPAVAAAVAADLSATAPVAVTLANRVIACSAAARVAGVRRGLRRREAAARCPQLHVATADADRDARLFEAVIAAVDDLVPRAEVLRPGLLVLPVRRTARYFGSEQRAAEQLIDAVAMSGAECQVGVADQLSTAVFAARAGRIVQPGGDAKFLSALSIRQLATEPSLAGPGRKELADLLWRMGIRTIGQFAALPRPDVASRFGADGVTAHKFARGEPERGPSGREPPPELEAVLDCDPPIDRVDAAAFAGRLLAGTLHRALMAAGVGCTRLAIHAVTEGGEERSRVWRCAEPLTEDATADRVRWQLDGWLSSRNARARPTAPVTLLRLRAVEVVSAEALQLPLWGGLGEEDRLRARRALVRVQGLLGPEAVRVPVLSGGRGPAERITLIPLGDEPAPRADPALPWPGRLPEPSPSVLLDEPVELLDGQGNPVRVTGRGLFSADPARMIAHGADEPLRWWAGPWPVDERWWDPDRGSAGAGNRTARAQVLLEGERALLLCYRRRRWYLEGGYE from the coding sequence ATGGACTGGCCCGCGGTCGCGGCGGCGGTGGCGGCGGACCTGTCCGCGACGGCCCCGGTCGCGGTCACCCTGGCCAACCGGGTGATCGCCTGCTCGGCGGCCGCTCGCGTGGCGGGGGTGCGCAGGGGGCTGCGCCGCCGGGAGGCGGCGGCCCGCTGCCCGCAACTACACGTGGCGACCGCCGACGCCGACCGCGACGCCCGCCTCTTCGAGGCGGTGATCGCGGCGGTCGACGATCTGGTGCCCCGCGCCGAGGTGTTGCGCCCCGGGCTCCTGGTGCTGCCGGTGCGCAGGACCGCTCGCTATTTCGGGTCCGAGCAACGGGCCGCCGAGCAGCTGATCGACGCGGTGGCCATGTCCGGCGCCGAGTGTCAGGTCGGGGTCGCCGACCAGCTGTCCACCGCGGTCTTCGCCGCGCGTGCGGGCCGGATCGTCCAACCCGGCGGCGACGCGAAATTCCTGTCGGCGCTGTCGATCCGTCAGCTGGCCACCGAGCCGAGCCTGGCCGGGCCGGGCCGGAAGGAGTTGGCGGACCTGTTGTGGCGGATGGGGATTCGCACCATCGGACAGTTCGCCGCGCTGCCCCGCCCCGACGTGGCCTCCCGGTTCGGCGCCGACGGCGTCACCGCGCACAAGTTCGCCCGCGGCGAGCCCGAGCGGGGGCCGTCCGGGCGGGAACCGCCGCCGGAGCTCGAGGCCGTGCTGGACTGCGATCCGCCGATCGACCGGGTCGATGCCGCGGCGTTCGCCGGGCGTTTGCTGGCCGGCACCTTGCACCGGGCGCTGATGGCCGCCGGGGTGGGGTGCACCCGGCTGGCCATCCACGCCGTCACCGAGGGCGGCGAGGAGCGCAGCCGGGTCTGGCGGTGCGCCGAGCCGTTGACCGAGGACGCCACCGCCGACCGGGTGCGCTGGCAGCTGGACGGGTGGCTGAGCTCCCGGAATGCCCGGGCCCGCCCGACGGCACCGGTGACGCTGCTGCGGCTGCGCGCCGTGGAGGTGGTGTCCGCCGAGGCGCTGCAATTGCCGTTATGGGGTGGCCTGGGCGAGGAGGACCGGCTGCGGGCCCGCCGGGCACTGGTGCGGGTGCAGGGCCTGCTCGGTCCGGAGGCGGTGCGGGTGCCGGTGCTGTCGGGCGGGCGCGGGCCGGCCGAACGCATCACGTTGATCCCGCTGGGCGACGAGCCGGCACCGCGGGCCGACCCCGCCCTGCCGTGGCCCGGCCGGCTGCCCGAGCCGTCGCCGTCGGTGTTGCTCGACGAGCCGGTGGAACTGCTTGACGGCCAAGGAAATCCGGTGCGGGTGACCGGCCGGGGGTTGTTCTCCGCCGACCCCGCGCGAATGATCGCGCACGGCGCCGACGAGCCGCTGCGCTGGTGGGCCGGCCCGTGGCCGGTCGACGAACGGTGGTGGGACCCCGACCGGGGTTCGGCCGGGGCGGGGAACCGCACCGCCCGCGCGCAGGTGTTGCTGGAAGGCGAGCGGGCGCTGCTGCTGTGCTATCGCCGCCGGCGCTGGTACCTCGAGGGGGGCTACGAATGA
- a CDS encoding IS1380 family transposase, translating into MQATTDWSKNVRVEVRGDDVVGHAGNVIPRLLADNLGLTSGLSSVLSRPEVTHDRGAVLRDVAVSIAGGAQNLAGTAVLRDQHRLFQAVASVPTMWRSLGEIDEQSITEVTAVRNKVRSRVWEAIEARHGAIPASQTCYGDLGDTIVIRIDASLIQSHSDKQHAAGNFKGGFGFHPLLAWCDNTGELLAVIARAGNAGSNTAADHIAIIDAAIAAIPAKWRRKLLVTIDGAGSSHAVVEHLEKLNARPGMSVGYSVGFDLDERVRVAIGQMPDAGWQAALDATGAARDDAQVAELTGLLRHSTGGDRLVGWPAGMRILVRREEIEHGTQLSLFEQLAGYRYQVLATSTAGGQPQRLEARHRVHARVEGFIRTGKDTGLARWPSHSFAINTAWVTAVAIAIDLLCWMRLLLLDGPLAKAEPATLRYRLLHAAARLIKRSRYLILRIPQTWPWAQEFADALNRVRAIP; encoded by the coding sequence ATGCAGGCTACTACGGATTGGTCGAAGAATGTCCGAGTTGAGGTCCGTGGCGACGACGTGGTCGGGCACGCCGGTAACGTGATACCCCGGTTGCTGGCCGACAATCTGGGTTTGACCAGCGGTTTGTCGTCGGTGCTGTCGCGCCCAGAAGTCACCCACGACCGAGGCGCGGTGTTGCGCGATGTGGCGGTATCGATCGCCGGCGGCGCGCAGAACCTGGCCGGCACCGCGGTGCTGCGCGATCAGCACCGGTTGTTTCAGGCGGTGGCGTCGGTTCCGACGATGTGGCGGTCCCTGGGCGAGATCGACGAGCAGAGCATCACCGAGGTCACGGCCGTGCGCAACAAGGTCCGCTCTCGGGTGTGGGAGGCGATCGAGGCCCGCCACGGTGCGATCCCGGCTTCGCAGACCTGCTATGGGGACCTCGGGGACACGATCGTGATCCGCATCGACGCGTCGCTGATTCAGTCGCACAGCGATAAGCAGCACGCCGCAGGCAATTTCAAAGGCGGGTTTGGCTTCCACCCGCTGTTGGCGTGGTGTGACAACACCGGCGAACTGCTGGCGGTGATCGCCCGTGCAGGCAACGCCGGCTCGAACACCGCGGCCGATCATATCGCGATCATCGACGCCGCGATCGCGGCGATCCCGGCCAAGTGGCGCCGCAAGTTGCTGGTCACCATCGACGGCGCGGGTTCAAGCCACGCCGTCGTCGAACACCTGGAGAAACTCAATGCCCGGCCGGGGATGTCAGTGGGCTACTCGGTCGGATTCGACCTCGATGAGCGGGTCCGGGTCGCGATCGGCCAGATGCCCGATGCGGGATGGCAAGCCGCACTGGATGCCACCGGAGCGGCCCGTGACGACGCCCAGGTCGCCGAGTTGACCGGGCTGCTGCGCCACAGCACCGGAGGGGATCGGCTGGTCGGCTGGCCGGCCGGCATGCGCATCCTGGTGCGGCGCGAAGAAATCGAACACGGCACCCAGTTGTCATTGTTCGAGCAGCTGGCCGGCTACCGCTACCAGGTCCTCGCCACCTCGACTGCCGGTGGACAACCCCAGCGACTGGAAGCCCGCCACCGCGTCCACGCCCGGGTGGAGGGCTTCATCCGCACCGGCAAAGACACCGGCCTGGCCCGCTGGCCCTCACACTCGTTCGCCATCAACACCGCTTGGGTCACCGCCGTCGCGATCGCCATCGACCTGCTGTGCTGGATGCGACTGCTACTCCTGGACGGCCCACTGGCCAAAGCCGAACCCGCCACCCTGCGCTACCGGCTGCTGCACGCCGCGGCCCGGCTGATCAAACGATCCCGCTACCTGATCCTGCGGATCCCCCAAACCTGGCCCTGGGCACAAGAATTCGCCGACGCCCTCAACAGGGTCCGCGCCATACCCTGA
- the guaA gene encoding glutamine-hydrolyzing GMP synthase — MTKAGDLEAAAPRPVLVVDFGAQYAQLIARRVREARVFSEVVPHTAAIEEIKARRPLALVLSGGPASVYSEGAPQIDPALFDLGIPVFGICYGFQAMAQALGGTVAHTGTSEYGRTELEVTGGELHSGLPATQPVWMSHGDAVTAAPHGFEVVASSPGAPVAAFENVERRLAGVQYHPEVMHSPHGQRVLSRFLHDFAGVGADWTPANIASALVEQVRAQIGEGRAICGLSGGVDSAVAAALVQRAIGDRLTCVFVDHGLLRAGERAQVQRDFVAATGANLVTVDAADTFLNALAGVHNPEGKRKIIGRQFIRAFEGAVRDIVGDSGSDVEFLVQGTLYPDVVESGGGSGTANIKSHHNVGGLPDDLKFTLVEPLRLLFKDEVRAVGRELGLPEEIVARQPFPGPGLGIRIVGEVTAQRLDTLRRADSIAREELTAAGLDNQIWQCPVVLLGDVRSVGVQGDNRTYGHPIVLRPVSSEDAMTADWTRVPYEVLERISTRITNEVAEVNRVVLDITSKPPGTIEWE; from the coding sequence GTGACGAAAGCTGGTGATCTCGAAGCGGCGGCGCCGCGGCCGGTGCTGGTGGTCGACTTCGGTGCGCAGTACGCGCAGCTGATCGCCCGGCGGGTCCGCGAGGCGCGGGTGTTCTCCGAGGTCGTCCCGCACACCGCCGCGATCGAGGAGATCAAGGCCCGTCGCCCGCTGGCGCTCGTGCTGTCCGGCGGACCGGCCAGTGTCTACAGCGAAGGCGCGCCGCAGATCGACCCTGCGCTGTTCGACCTGGGGATCCCGGTGTTCGGCATCTGCTATGGGTTCCAAGCGATGGCGCAGGCCCTCGGGGGGACCGTCGCCCACACCGGCACCAGTGAGTACGGCCGCACCGAACTGGAAGTGACCGGCGGGGAACTGCATTCGGGCCTGCCCGCGACCCAGCCGGTGTGGATGAGCCACGGCGACGCGGTCACGGCCGCGCCGCACGGGTTCGAGGTGGTGGCCAGCAGCCCAGGCGCCCCGGTGGCCGCCTTCGAGAACGTCGAGCGGCGCCTGGCCGGCGTGCAGTACCACCCGGAGGTGATGCACAGCCCGCACGGGCAGCGGGTGCTCAGCCGGTTTTTGCACGACTTCGCCGGGGTGGGCGCGGACTGGACGCCCGCCAACATCGCCAGTGCGCTGGTCGAGCAGGTGCGCGCGCAGATCGGTGAGGGCCGGGCGATCTGCGGGCTGTCGGGCGGCGTCGATTCCGCGGTGGCCGCCGCGCTCGTACAGCGCGCCATCGGTGACCGGTTGACCTGTGTGTTCGTCGACCACGGGCTGCTGCGCGCCGGCGAGCGCGCCCAGGTGCAGCGCGATTTCGTGGCCGCCACCGGTGCCAATCTGGTCACCGTCGACGCGGCGGACACGTTCCTGAACGCGCTGGCCGGTGTGCACAATCCCGAGGGCAAACGCAAGATCATCGGCCGGCAGTTCATCCGGGCGTTCGAGGGCGCGGTGCGTGACATCGTGGGCGACAGCGGTTCTGACGTCGAGTTCCTGGTGCAGGGCACGCTGTATCCGGACGTGGTGGAATCCGGCGGGGGCAGCGGCACCGCGAACATCAAGAGCCACCACAACGTCGGCGGCCTGCCCGACGACCTGAAGTTCACGCTCGTCGAGCCGCTGCGGCTGCTGTTCAAAGACGAGGTGCGTGCGGTCGGGCGGGAACTCGGCCTGCCGGAGGAAATCGTTGCGCGCCAACCATTTCCGGGACCCGGGCTGGGCATCCGGATCGTCGGCGAGGTCACCGCGCAGCGGCTGGACACGCTGCGGCGCGCCGACTCGATCGCGCGCGAGGAGCTGACCGCGGCGGGCCTGGACAACCAGATCTGGCAGTGCCCGGTGGTGCTGTTGGGCGACGTCCGCTCGGTCGGGGTGCAGGGCGACAACCGCACCTACGGGCACCCGATCGTGTTGCGGCCGGTGTCCAGCGAGGACGCGATGACCGCCGACTGGACGCGGGTGCCCTACGAGGTGTTGGAGCGCATCTCGACCCGCATCACCAACGAGGTGGCCGAGGTCAACCGCGTGGTGCTCGACATCACCAGCAAACCGCCCGGCACGATCGAGTGGGAATAG
- a CDS encoding beta-phosphoglucomutase family hydrolase, with product MSPGLGLPEKVHACLFDLDGVLTDTASVHTKAWKTMFDAFLSQRAERTGEKFVPFDPDADYRRYVDGKKREDGIRSFLDSREIELPDGSPDDPDDADTVYGLGNRKNAMFQKVLHEDGVAVFEGSRRYLEAVSAAGLGIAVVSASANADDVLQIGGLDRFVQKRVDGVTLREEHLAGKPAPASFLRAAQLLGVEPQAAAVFEDALSGVAAGRAGDFGYVVGVDRVGQADDLRSNGADVVVTDLGDLLRS from the coding sequence GTGAGCCCAGGGCTCGGCCTGCCAGAGAAGGTACATGCCTGCCTGTTCGACCTGGACGGTGTGCTCACCGACACCGCCAGCGTCCACACCAAGGCCTGGAAGACCATGTTCGACGCCTTCCTGTCGCAACGGGCCGAGCGCACGGGCGAGAAGTTCGTCCCCTTCGACCCGGACGCCGACTACCGGCGCTACGTGGACGGCAAGAAGCGCGAGGACGGGATCCGCTCGTTCCTCGACAGCCGCGAGATCGAACTGCCCGACGGCAGTCCCGACGATCCCGACGACGCCGACACGGTGTACGGCCTGGGCAACCGCAAGAACGCGATGTTCCAGAAGGTCCTGCACGAGGACGGCGTCGCGGTGTTCGAGGGGTCGCGGCGCTACCTGGAGGCGGTCTCAGCCGCGGGGTTGGGCATCGCCGTGGTGTCCGCCAGCGCCAACGCCGACGACGTTCTGCAGATCGGCGGCCTGGATCGGTTCGTGCAGAAGCGGGTCGACGGTGTCACGCTGCGCGAGGAGCACCTCGCCGGCAAGCCGGCCCCGGCCTCGTTCCTGCGCGCGGCCCAGCTGCTCGGTGTGGAGCCCCAGGCGGCAGCGGTGTTCGAGGACGCGCTGTCGGGCGTGGCGGCCGGCCGGGCCGGTGATTTCGGCTACGTGGTGGGTGTCGATCGGGTGGGCCAGGCCGACGACCTGCGCAGCAACGGCGCCGACGTCGTGGTCACCGATCTCGGCGATCTGCTGCGATCATGA
- a CDS encoding LLM class flavin-dependent oxidoreductase, translating into MTTLDIGVYVPQMGFTYSDVLHRALRCEELGIGSVWLYDHMYGPGAPTVPSLEAWTLATALLARTERLRVGHMVLCNQFRHPAVLAKMVTTLDQISGGRIELGLGSGSIPDEHHRMGLPWGTFRDRSERLGEALEILTQAFAEERVDFTGRHYTVEDMPIVPGPVQRPRPPIVVGGVGERFTLPLVARYADVWNVPTYALAELERKRDVLRACCADIGRDPDDIVLSVEAVMALAPDDAALPEVRAMAEKRFGAPAFGLHEGGLVGTAPQIVDRIKELEGLGFRQIVLFTHDRGSDPTLELLASRVLGAL; encoded by the coding sequence ATGACCACACTCGACATCGGTGTCTACGTGCCGCAGATGGGGTTCACGTATTCCGACGTGTTGCATCGCGCGCTGCGCTGCGAGGAACTCGGCATCGGCTCGGTGTGGCTCTACGACCACATGTACGGGCCCGGCGCCCCGACGGTTCCGTCGCTGGAAGCCTGGACGCTGGCGACCGCGCTGCTGGCCCGTACCGAACGGCTCCGCGTCGGACACATGGTGCTGTGTAACCAGTTCCGCCACCCCGCGGTGCTGGCCAAGATGGTGACCACGCTCGACCAGATCTCGGGCGGCCGGATCGAGCTCGGCCTGGGCAGCGGTTCCATCCCCGACGAGCATCACCGAATGGGCCTGCCGTGGGGCACTTTCCGCGATCGTTCCGAGCGCCTCGGCGAGGCGCTCGAGATCCTCACGCAGGCGTTCGCCGAAGAGCGGGTCGACTTCACGGGCAGGCACTACACGGTCGAGGACATGCCGATCGTCCCCGGGCCGGTGCAGAGGCCGCGTCCACCGATCGTCGTCGGCGGCGTGGGGGAGAGGTTCACGCTGCCGCTGGTCGCCCGGTACGCCGACGTGTGGAACGTGCCCACCTATGCGCTGGCCGAGCTGGAGCGCAAACGTGACGTGCTGCGCGCCTGCTGCGCCGACATCGGACGCGACCCGGACGACATCGTGTTGTCGGTCGAGGCCGTCATGGCGCTCGCGCCCGACGACGCGGCGCTGCCCGAGGTCCGCGCGATGGCCGAAAAGCGTTTTGGCGCACCGGCTTTCGGACTGCACGAGGGCGGCCTGGTCGGAACCGCGCCGCAGATCGTGGACCGGATCAAAGAGCTGGAGGGGCTGGGTTTCAGGCAGATCGTGCTGTTCACCCACGATCGCGGCAGCGACCCGACGCTGGAACTGCTGGCGTCGCGGGTGCTCGGCGCACTCTGA
- a CDS encoding glycoside hydrolase family 65 protein — MITDESFPVEPWQVRETRLDLDLLAQSESLFTLSNGHVGLRGNLDEGEPYGLPGTYLNSFYEVRPLPYAEAGYGYPEAGQTLVDVTNGKIFRLLVEDEPFDVRYGALLSHERTLDLRAGTLCRTAHWRSPAGKQIKLVSTRLVSLTQRGVAAVEYTIEAVEEFVRVTVQSELVTNEDLPETSGDPRVSAILDQPLEAVEHENTECGALLMHRTRSSALMMAAAMDHEVEVPGRVEISTDARPDLARTTIICGLRPGQKLRIVKYLAYGWSRLRSRPALRDQVAAALHSARYSGWQGLLDSQRSYLDGFWDNSDVEVEGDPESQQAVRFGLFHLLQASARAERRAIPAKGLTGTGYDGHAFWDTESYVLPVLTYTAPHAVADALRWRASTLRYAKERATELGLRGASFPWRTIRGQECSGYWPAGTAAFHINADIAMAFERYRIVTGDESLEKECGLTVLVETARLWLSLGHHDRHGVWHLDGVTGPDEYTAIVRDNVFTNLMAAHNLVTAAEACNRHPEEADALGVTTEETAAWRDAADAINIPYDDELGVHQQCEGFTTFAEWDFEANTTYPLLLHYPYVRLYPAQVIKQADLVLAMQLRSHAFTPEQKARNVDYYERRTVRDSSLSACTQAVLCAEVGHLDLAHDYAYEAALIDLRDLHHNTRDGLHMASLAGAWTALVVGFGGLRDDEGVVSLDPQLPDGITRLRFRLRWRDFRLTVDVNHTHVTYTVHDGPGSELTIRHAGEEVTLSTDAPKTIAVRTRKPLLPRPPQPPGREPMHRRAMSRAK; from the coding sequence ATGATCACCGACGAATCGTTCCCGGTCGAACCGTGGCAGGTCCGCGAGACCCGGCTCGACCTGGACCTGCTGGCCCAGTCCGAGTCGTTGTTCACCCTGTCCAACGGGCACGTGGGGTTGCGCGGCAACCTCGACGAGGGCGAGCCGTACGGCCTGCCGGGCACCTACCTGAACTCGTTCTACGAAGTGCGGCCGCTGCCCTATGCCGAGGCCGGGTACGGGTATCCGGAGGCCGGCCAGACGCTCGTCGACGTCACCAACGGCAAGATCTTCCGGCTCCTTGTCGAGGACGAGCCGTTCGACGTCCGCTACGGCGCCCTGCTCTCCCACGAGCGGACCCTCGACCTGCGCGCCGGGACGCTGTGCCGGACAGCGCACTGGCGCTCCCCCGCAGGCAAGCAGATCAAGCTGGTGTCCACCCGGCTGGTGTCGCTGACACAGCGTGGCGTGGCGGCCGTCGAGTACACCATCGAGGCCGTCGAGGAGTTCGTGCGGGTGACGGTCCAATCGGAGCTGGTGACCAACGAGGACCTACCGGAGACCTCGGGTGACCCGCGGGTGTCGGCGATCCTGGACCAGCCGCTGGAGGCCGTCGAACACGAGAACACCGAGTGCGGAGCGCTGCTCATGCACCGGACCCGCTCGAGCGCCCTGATGATGGCCGCCGCGATGGATCACGAGGTCGAGGTTCCCGGGCGGGTCGAGATCAGCACCGACGCGCGTCCCGACCTGGCCCGGACCACCATCATCTGCGGGCTGCGCCCCGGGCAGAAGCTGCGGATCGTCAAATACCTGGCGTACGGCTGGTCGAGATTGCGTTCCCGCCCGGCTCTGCGCGACCAGGTGGCCGCCGCGCTGCACAGCGCCCGCTACAGCGGGTGGCAGGGGCTGCTGGATTCGCAGCGGTCCTACCTCGACGGGTTCTGGGACAACTCCGACGTCGAGGTCGAGGGCGACCCCGAGTCCCAGCAGGCGGTCCGGTTCGGGCTCTTCCACCTGCTGCAGGCCAGCGCTCGCGCCGAACGGCGGGCGATCCCGGCCAAGGGGCTCACCGGGACGGGTTATGACGGCCACGCCTTCTGGGACACCGAGAGCTACGTGCTGCCGGTGCTCACCTACACGGCCCCCCACGCGGTCGCCGACGCGCTGCGCTGGCGGGCGTCGACGCTGAGGTACGCCAAGGAGCGGGCCACCGAGCTGGGCCTGCGCGGGGCGAGCTTCCCGTGGCGGACCATCCGCGGGCAGGAATGCTCGGGGTACTGGCCCGCCGGCACGGCGGCCTTCCACATCAACGCCGACATCGCCATGGCCTTCGAGCGCTACCGCATCGTCACCGGGGACGAGTCGCTGGAAAAGGAGTGCGGCCTGACGGTGCTCGTCGAGACCGCGCGGCTGTGGCTCTCCCTCGGCCATCACGACCGGCACGGCGTCTGGCATCTCGACGGGGTGACCGGTCCCGACGAGTACACGGCGATCGTCCGCGACAACGTGTTCACGAACCTGATGGCGGCGCACAACCTGGTCACCGCCGCCGAGGCCTGCAACCGCCATCCCGAGGAGGCCGACGCGCTGGGGGTGACCACCGAAGAGACGGCCGCCTGGCGCGACGCCGCCGACGCGATCAACATCCCCTACGACGACGAACTGGGCGTGCACCAGCAGTGCGAGGGCTTCACCACCTTCGCCGAGTGGGACTTCGAGGCCAATACGACCTACCCGCTCCTGCTGCACTACCCCTACGTGCGGCTCTACCCCGCCCAGGTGATCAAGCAGGCCGACCTGGTGCTGGCCATGCAGTTGCGCAGCCACGCGTTCACCCCCGAGCAGAAGGCCCGCAACGTCGACTACTACGAGCGGCGCACGGTGCGCGACTCGTCGCTGTCGGCGTGCACCCAGGCGGTGCTGTGCGCCGAGGTCGGGCACCTGGACCTGGCCCACGACTACGCCTACGAGGCCGCGCTGATCGACCTGCGCGACCTGCACCACAACACCCGCGACGGGCTGCACATGGCCTCGCTGGCCGGCGCCTGGACGGCGCTGGTCGTGGGGTTCGGCGGCCTGCGCGACGACGAGGGCGTCGTGTCGCTGGATCCGCAGCTGCCCGACGGCATCACCCGGCTGCGGTTCCGGCTGCGCTGGCGGGATTTCCGGCTGACCGTCGACGTCAACCACACCCACGTCACGTACACGGTGCACGACGGACCCGGCAGCGAGCTCACCATCCGGCACGCCGGCGAGGAGGTCACCCTGAGCACCGACGCGCCCAAGACGATCGCGGTGCGGACCCGTAAACCCCTGCTGCCGCGGCCGCCGCAACCGCCGGGCCGCGAACCCATGCACCGCCGCGCGATGTCGCGGGCGAAGTAG
- a CDS encoding alpha-hydroxy-acid oxidizing protein encodes MAFADYQTELYNQSLHGHQPQYPIGFDELEAQAKVAMTPKVRSYVAGGAGDEHTQRINCEAFKRWGLYPRMGIAPAERDLSVELFGVRFPAPVFMAPIGVIGVCAQDGHGDLACARASVRTGIPFFVGTLTADPMEDVAAALGDTPAFFQLYTPPDREMAASLVHRAEACGFKGIAVTLDTWVTGWRPRDLAGGNYPQVPSGCLANYTSDPVFRAGLKPGEDANEAAVRKLPIFGGPFRWDDLEWLRSETTLPLMVKGICHPDDARRAKDIGVDGIYCSNHGGRQANGGLPTLDVLPEVVEAADGLPVLFDSGVRGGDDIIKAVAMGATAVGIGRPYAYALALGGVDGVVHVLRSLVAEADLIMAVDGYPSLKDLTPEALRRIDYVDAQSHS; translated from the coding sequence ATGGCCTTTGCCGATTACCAGACCGAGTTGTACAACCAGTCGCTGCACGGTCATCAGCCGCAGTACCCGATCGGGTTCGACGAGCTGGAGGCGCAAGCGAAAGTCGCGATGACGCCGAAGGTGCGGAGCTATGTGGCCGGAGGCGCCGGTGACGAGCACACCCAGCGCATCAACTGCGAGGCGTTCAAGCGCTGGGGCCTGTATCCGCGCATGGGCATCGCCCCCGCCGAGCGCGACCTGTCGGTCGAGTTGTTCGGGGTGAGGTTCCCCGCCCCGGTGTTCATGGCGCCGATCGGGGTGATCGGGGTGTGCGCCCAGGACGGCCACGGCGATTTGGCGTGTGCGCGGGCCTCCGTCCGCACCGGCATCCCGTTCTTCGTGGGGACGCTCACGGCGGACCCGATGGAGGACGTGGCCGCCGCGCTCGGTGACACGCCGGCGTTCTTCCAGCTGTACACCCCGCCGGACCGGGAGATGGCGGCCAGCCTGGTGCACCGCGCCGAGGCGTGCGGCTTCAAGGGCATCGCCGTCACCCTGGACACCTGGGTCACCGGGTGGCGCCCGCGCGACCTGGCCGGCGGGAACTACCCGCAGGTGCCCAGTGGGTGTCTGGCCAACTACACCAGCGACCCGGTGTTCCGCGCCGGCCTGAAACCTGGCGAGGACGCCAACGAGGCGGCGGTGCGCAAGTTGCCGATCTTCGGTGGCCCGTTCCGGTGGGACGACCTGGAGTGGCTGCGCTCGGAGACCACGCTGCCGCTGATGGTCAAGGGCATCTGCCACCCCGACGACGCGCGCCGCGCCAAAGACATCGGCGTCGACGGCATCTACTGCTCCAATCATGGTGGCCGCCAGGCCAACGGTGGGCTGCCCACGCTGGACGTCCTGCCGGAGGTGGTGGAGGCCGCCGACGGGCTGCCGGTGCTGTTCGACTCGGGGGTCCGCGGCGGCGACGACATCATCAAGGCCGTCGCGATGGGGGCGACCGCGGTGGGGATCGGCCGCCCGTACGCCTACGCCCTGGCGCTCGGCGGTGTCGACGGGGTGGTGCACGTGCTGCGCTCCCTGGTGGCCGAGGCGGATCTGATCATGGCCGTCGACGGCTATCCCTCGCTGAAGGACCTGACCCCCGAGGCGTTGCGCCGCATCGACTACGTTGACGCACAAAGTCATTCGTAG